The Oryza sativa Japonica Group chromosome 11, ASM3414082v1 DNA window ACATGGCTTTGTCGTCAAAGAGCGCCTTCAATGAACTGATACGCCCTCAAGATTTCCGCCTTTAGTGGCCATCTACATGCAACGCGAGCCGCGAGATCTCACGATCCGACGGCTGCAAATGACTCTCCCCTTCCTATATAAAGCCTCGTTCCATCCAGGGTTCCAGACCCAAACGCCTCACCACCtgtttgccgccgccgccaccgccacttcGCCGGAACCCTAAACCAGCCCGGCCTCCTCCCATGGTGAGAATCAACATTTCCTCCACCTCACCTATGAAGATTTCGCCATATTGGTTAGTAATGGGTGCTTGTTTTTTTCTCTGTGATGTGATGTGCAGGCGCCGAAGAAGGACAaggccccgccgccgtcctcgaagCCGGCCAAGTCCGGCGGAGGCAAGCAGAAGAAGAAGGTCATCCAGATCCCCTGTGAATTACTGCTTGTTTCGATTCGTCTCAAACGCTCACTTGTTTTGTCCTTTTTGGATCTGTGTGTTGGGGATGTGGTGCGTAATTGCAGAAGTGGAGCAAGGGGAAGCAGAAGGAGAAGGTGAACAACTCGGTGCTGTTCGACAAGGCCACCTACGACAAGCTTCTCTCCGAGGTGCCCAAGTACAAGCAGATCACCCCCTCCGTCCTCTCCGAGAGGCTCAGGGTATGTATCCCCCCTTTGTCTTCCTCTCCATGATTCTGTAGCAGTATCTGTAACAATTTGGAATCGAGTCATTGGAAGTTCGTAAACCATGTTGTCTCTGAATTGCTTCACAGGCTCACAATGCGATGATTatattccttcttttttttccttttagaaGGGGTTAATTGGATTTATGCTATTAAGAATTTGcctgttttgaaaaaaaaaatgtcattacaATTCGTCTAGTTGGAACGATGCCATTAAAatcagaaatacaattaggacaATATCTCATCCTTCACCCTTAGAATGGGATAGTGTAATGAGACAATCTCTGTCTCTCATATATCACCTTTTCACACACCCTTTCCTCATAGCCCTGTCGTCTACATGAGCCCCAATGTCACATCGTGCACCTTTATCGCATGCGGTGGAGTCACATGCCCCATCTTGTGCCAGAACAGCATGGCATGCAGTAGTATGACTAATAGTACTAGTCCCAtgcagtagtactactactaagtCACTCTCACTCACCCTACACGAGGACTACTAGTGTGTATTTCCTTCATCCCAAAATGAAAAAATCTAGTACATTATGTGTTTGACATATCCTGTActagatttgtttattttgggacggagggagtatccagtagtagtagcagcaactGTTTGAATCATGAAAAAAGTGAAATTAATGTCATGACATAAAGGATAAGATAGTAAAAAATAATTGCTATCTTTGTTTCGATTAGTTTTCTATTACATTAGAGTTCCAACAATCACAGGTATAGCAACTACTATATGATATTCATATACTTGTAGGTATCAGTTCCGGTACTCAACTATAAAGTTTGGTACCTACGAGAAAATTGGCATTTTGTGATTGTCAAAAGTGGGTATCGTTGGAATTTCATTCCACAAATTGGTTTCGCTAAAATACCACTATCAAACGGGGGCAATACACTAGAATGctatttcttcttaattgaaTGAGGTGTGCCTTGTTTTTCTTGACGACCTGACCCAAATACCCCTCTGGATTCTTTTcctatctcctctctctctctctctctctctctctctctctgacttGTTCACTTTTTAGCCATCATCAACGAACCGCCGGCACCCTTCTTCCTTGTTGTTCCTCTCCGTGCTTCCATCCCAACACATGGCTAACGATTGACGAAACAGTGTGCAAATCCAAGCCGTGCAAAGGATTTGCTTGAGGTTGGAGGTGACTAGGAGGCCACATGAGAAGGAGTTTGATGCTAGAGGTGACGAGGAGAAAGAACACAATGACGACGATGACTGTGAGCATCGTGTCTCATCAATGTGGGTGTGGCTTCTATGATGGCCCCGCCGCCATGAAGCCTAGAATTGTCCTCGTGACGTTGCTCACTTGCTATGGCTTCGCCAATGGCGACTGCTATAGGCTCCTCTTTGCTCGTGTCGCTCACTCCCACAACTCTCCGGCCtccctctccatctccatcgCAAGCCATGTCTTGGTCATGAAGCCTCATCCCTAGCCAATCCGCTTGGCCACCATCGGTTCTCTCAGCGCCGCTCACGACCATCGGTGTCTAATCCTTCCACAACCACTCATTGTGCCGTCTAAGGAGGAATCCAATATTTGGTACGTGAGGGAGGAGACGTAATGAGGACATCACTAACTTGGATATGATCATGGCTACATTATTTAttcatcaaccaaaggtgcatgtTTTCTATGTTTTCTATGTAAGATTTACGTgttacaacgaatctggacaggcttatgtccagatttgttgtatGTGTCATATcccaccaaaatcccttatatttagggatggagggagtttatatttgaacaaacattaTTGCACCATGAGTTTTGTGTCTTCCCGTTTGTAAAAATATTTGCGTAGGTAAAGGAGAGTGGGCTCACTAAGTGCTTGGATAAtcgaagttgattggggaccaaactaAGATCTTACCCAAGTCTACTACTACATCACAacatcacttttggtccatagaaagCAAGAGATGAAGTTCTGCAtgttttggatttggatttgggcTTCCTGTCAGTATCAACTTCAAATAAACCTAGTCGTTTATCCAAAAAGATTCCTgaggcccatgagtacttgttggaaagcttatggagtttACTTTGATATGGTTCTGGTCCCATGTCGAAATTCCTTCCGAACTGTCGGGAATCTGTAAAACAAACCACATACCTTATCCAGTCCAAGTCTGATTTGGGTCTTGgaccttgtaattgtgtcgtgggctaaGCCCAAGGGGGTGGTGcaggttttgcttagattatttcaTAGTTCGGTTTGTAGAATACCATCTTCGAGTTCTTGATTAATCACTCATCTGCAATTGATGGCAACAGGATGCTCGATCTTCCATCAGGTAAAGATAACTCTTGATTTGGCGAAAACTTGTCACACATGATTTGACTTTCGATCAACACGATCTAAACTTGCAATTTCAGCACCATGTCTTTTCTAGTTACCAACCGTGCCGAAATCTGATTGGCCTTCACTGAGAAGGCTAATCcttgcatgcgaatcgaagaataCAAGCAAGAAAAAGGTAGATTGTAGCtcaattgcagatgaatgatttaGCACTCGAAGTTGGGGTTCTACAAACCGAACTAGTGGTGAAATTGCAATGGTAGAAATAATCTAACCGAAACTTGACTCTAAACTATGGCGACTACTCAACAAATATGATTAAGGACGTCCTAAGATTAGCCCTAGGGCGCCACCTCCTTGGGTttagcccacgacacaattacaagttTCAAGGCCCAAATCAAACTCGGGCTGGATGAGgcacgtggcttgttttgcagattcccgatAGCTTagtaggaattttgacgtgggaccaaaaaccatctaaaagtAGGCTCTATAAGCTTTCCAATAAGTACTCGAGCCCCAagattccttctagatcagtggCTAGGTTCGTTTGAAGTTGATGTCATATGTCCCGAATCTAAATCCAAAACGTGCAGAACTTTATCTCT harbors:
- the LOC4349810 gene encoding small ribosomal subunit protein eS25 — protein: MAPKKDKAPPPSSKPAKSGGGKQKKKKWSKGKQKEKVNNSVLFDKATYDKLLSEVPKYKQITPSVLSERLRINGSLARQAIKDLESRGAIRVVSVHSSQLIYTRATNA